The Haliaeetus albicilla chromosome 19, bHalAlb1.1, whole genome shotgun sequence genome has a segment encoding these proteins:
- the NPTXR gene encoding neuronal pentraxin receptor: MLAFLGAIICIIASVHPAGTAAPPPAADNDSAAAALLPAADKGLGALHGPAEALASAGPRLPGGPPPPPLFSRFVCTPLSAECPVTGPGTGPGPGPEELLALRSAAAQLRRTALEQKERIRMDQETIRELTGKLSRCEGGLRTAPPAAAAAVPPVPAAGLRAAPRPGTMGHPPAEPPAVRELEEAVRALQDRIDRIEQELPARTNGSSPTAPALARDALHTKMEQLEEQLLSKILTLQKERQAASTDRSQQQHDIEKELNSLQNRVKELEHGPPGYSPPDAFKVTIPVQNNYMYARMKKSLPELYAFTICMWLKSKALAGLGTPFSYSVPSQANEIVLLEWGTNPLELLINDKVAQLPLSLKDKAWHHVCVAWTTRDGKWSAYQDGEQRAAGENLASWHAIKPQGVIILGQEQDTLGGRFDATQAFVGELAQFGVWDHMLAPAEILGLANCTSHLQGNVIQWDDQAVEVFGGASKGGFAACEEGRKA; this comes from the exons ATGCTGGCTTTCCTGGGGGCCATCATCTGCATCATCGCCAGCGTCCACCCGGCCGGGaccgccgctcccccccccgccgccgacAATGactcggccgccgccgcgctcctgCCCGCCGCCGACAAGGGGCTGGGAGCTCTGCACGGCCCCGCCGAGGCTCTGGCCAGCGCCGGGCCTCGGTTACCGGGGGGGCCGCCTCCTCCGCCGCTCTTTAGCCGTTTCGTCTGTACGCCGCTAAGCGCCGAATGTCCGGTTACCGGCCCCGGGaccggtcccggtcccggtcccgaaGAGCTGTTGGCTTTGCGGAGCGCGGCGGCCCAGCTGCGCCGTACGGCGCTGGAGCAGAAGGAAAGGATCCGGATGGATCAGGAGACCATCCGGGAGCTCACCGGCAAGCTCAGCCGCTGTGAGGGGGGGCTGCGaaccgccccccccgccgccgccgccgccgtcccccccgtccccgccgccgggctccgcgccgctccgcgtCCCGGCACTATGGGGCACccccccgccgagccccccGCCGTCCGGGAGCTGGAAGAGGCCGTCCGTGCCCTCCAGGACCGCATCGACCGGATCGAG caggagctgccagcCCGCACCAACGGCTCGTCGCCCACCGCCCCAGCGCTCGCCCGCGATGCCCTCCACACCAAGatggagcagctggaggagcagctcctctccaAGATCCTGACCCTGCAGAAGGAGCGCCAGGCTGCCAGCACCGAccgcagccagcagcagcacgaCATCGAGAAGGAGCTGAACTCCCTCCAGAACCGGGTGAAGGAGCTGGAGCATG GACCGCCAGGCTACAGCCCTCCTGATGCCTTCAAGGTGACCATCCCGGTGCAGAACAACTACATGTACGCCCGCATGAAGAAGAGCCTGCCGGAGCTCTACGCCTTCACCATCTGCATGTGGCTGAAGTCTAAGGCCCTGGCGGGGCTCGGCACCCCTTTCTCCTACTCTGTCCCAAGCCAAGCGAATGAGATTGTGCTGCTGGAGTGGGGCACCAACCCCCTGGAGCTGCTCATCAATGACAAG GTTGCCCAGCTGCCGCTGAGCCTGAAGGACAAGGCCTGGCACCACGTCTGCGTGGCGTGGACCACCCGGGACGGCAAGTGGTCAGCGTACCAGGACGGCGAGCAGCGGGCCGCCGGCGAGAACCTGGCCTCCTGGCATGCCATCAAGCCCCAGGGCGTCATCATCCTGGGCCAGGAGCAG GACACGCTGGGCGGCCGCTTTGATGCCACGCAGGCCTTTGTGGGGGAGCTGGCGCAGTTCGGCGTGTGGGACCACATGCTGGCGCCAGCGGAGATCCTGGGCTTGGCCAACTGCACCTCCCACCTCCAAGGCAACGTGATCCAGTGGGACGACCAGGCGGTGGAGGTCTTCGGGGGTGCCAGCAAGGGGGGCTTCGCCGCCTgcgaggaagggaggaaggcaTGA
- the DNAL4 gene encoding dynein axonemal light chain 4: MADTGEGKKEEADYKRLHSFPLIRHTDMPEEMRVEAMELCVTACEKYATNNESAAKMIKEMMDKKFGSSWHVVIGEGFGFEITHEVKNLLYMFFGGSLAVCVWKCS; the protein is encoded by the exons ATGGCAGACACcggggaggggaaaaaggaggaggctgATTATAAAAGACTTCACAGCTTTCCACTGATTAGG CACACAGACATGCCGGAGGAGATGCGTGTAGAGGCCATGGAGCTGTGTGTCACAGCATGTGAGAAATATGCCACCAACAACGAG AGCGCTGCCAAGATGATCAAAGAGATGATGGACAAGAAATTTGGGTCCTCCTGGCATGTGGTGATTGGGGAAGGTTTTGGCTTTGAGATCACTCACGAGGTGAAGAATCTGCTGTACATGTTCTTTGGTGGCAGCCTGGCCGTGTGTGTCTGGAagtgctcctga